A part of Cryptococcus gattii WM276 chromosome G, complete sequence genomic DNA contains:
- a CDS encoding NAD-dependent histone deacetylase, putative (Similar to TIGR gene model, INSD accession AAW44797.1), translating into MGSDYKATDPESKFSEPRNEEPGESYSDVGTAGPDGSESSRSSSSGVNDGPLSGDDLTPLRKTASFIKSGKAKDIIFLLGAGISTSAGIPDFRSPSTGLYHNLQALKLPFPEAVFELGFFQRRPEPFWTLAKEIYPGRHFPTPTHYLLQLFNQHNLLKRVFTQNIDTLETLAGLPPHLIVEAHGSFATAHCLKCRREVDREEVLKAGVRKGEVVRCNATVKAVEKGKKCGGLVKPDIVFFGEGLPDRFFKFVPELRKCDLLIVIGTSLQVQPFASLVDHVPSTCPRLLINREAVGPFSDLKNPFSSLPPSIPKLLTGSSQPSRDIFYEGDADVGAWKLAEELGWKDELEEMVKKGREELQREWRMQEGDLAGEGTKEAEKTADKVAKAVKKEIEEEEELEEAVRKILKL; encoded by the exons AT GGGGAGTGATTACAAAGCTACTGATCCGGAATCCAAGTTTTCAGAGCCCCGAAACGAAGAACCAGGAGAATCATATAGCGATGTTGGGACTGCTGGTCCTGATGGTTCAGAG TCTTCTAGGTCGTCGTCCTCGGGTGTAAACGATGGGCCGTTATCAGGTGATGACCTTACTCCACTGAGAAAAACGGCGAGTTTTATCAAATCAGGGAAAG CAAAGGATATTATTTTCCTCCTAGGAGCTGGTATCTCCACCTCTGCCGGTATTCCTGATTTCCGTTCTCCTTCGACCGGTCTCTACCATAACCTGCAAGCATTGAAGCTGCCATTTCCAGAAGCGGTGTTTGAGCTGGGGTTTTTCCAAAGGCGGCCTGAACCGTTTTGGACGCTGGCAAAAGAGATATATCCTGGAAGACATTTC CCTACACCTACGCATTACCTCCTGCAGCTCTTCAATCAGCACAACCTTTTAAAGCGTGTGTTCACCCAAAACATCGATACCCTTGAGACTCTTGCCGGATTGCCTCCTCACCTGATCGTTGAAGCCCATGGCTCTTTCGCCACCGCGCACTGTCTCAAGTGTCGACGAGAAGTTGATAGAGAGGAGGTTCTTAAAGCCGGTGtgagaaaaggagaggtTGTCCGATGTAATGCGACAGTCAAGGCGgtggagaaagggaaaaaatGCGGTGGTTTAGTGAAGCCCGATATCGTGTTCTTTGGAGAGGGTCTGCCAGATCGGTTCTTCAAGTTTGTACCA GAACTACGAAAGTGCGATTTATTAATTGTGATTGGTACATCGCTCCAAGTACAACCCTTCGCCTCTCTCGTCGACCATGTTCCTTCCACATGTCCTCGTCTACTCATTAACCGCGAAGCTGTAGGGCCGTTTTCGGATCTAAAGAATCCATTCTCCTCACTCCCTCCCAGTATCCCAAAACTTCTTACCGGCTCGAGCCAACCGTCGAGAGACATATTTTACGAAGGTGACGCTGATGTTGGTGCTTGGAAGCTAGCGGAGGAACTGGGTTGGAAAGATGAACTGGAAGAGATGgtgaagaaaggaagggaagagtTACAGAGGGAATGGAGGATGCAAGAAGGGGATCTGGCCGGGGAAGGGACGAAGGAGGCTGAGAAGACGGCGGATAAGGTGGCGAAAGCTGTGAAGAAagagattgaagaagaagaagagcttgaagaagcCGTCAGGAAGATACTCAAGCTCtag
- a CDS encoding UDP-glucose,sterol transferase (Similar to TIGR gene model, INSD accession AAW44796.1) has translation MELPPPYEAQTGPSTSASGNIYVAVPADADGNAFISCGSGLQVRSSLTTYGDVNIWIDVQEKLGDLPAAVAPKVKEYALDPQGTVPSLNIVMFAMGDEDDLRPFISLAIELIIAYSHRIRIATQEIYEGSLIAEAKKYLSRRTDRDDRVGLHDKLEIYPLFAPPDGNPSTWTEDQSTLEPILRSLYRSTFDASVTRTDLPFAADLIISAPNVPCHVSISELLGLPIHILSTTPYSPTVTLPHPRVIVQRSNTNASLTNYLSYPIYENQVWHSLGRVINEFRVASLGLPALSQMNGPGVLDRLKIPFTYCWSPSVLKKPEDWRDHIGVTGFIFDHNEQIDFHPPDELLCFLKSGKEPVYVKDGTCSIPMASVREENFSSLSRRYFWGRQMHQIGIAARAISLDVLSYEEISYALEEALSPRVQTAAREYGSQLSLENGTKETAETIHKHLPLLNMRCDILPSRAAIWYSPEYNLRLSGIAAGVLVDEGKLSFKALEPNLEYPVDIADSDPIIGGAQAFFHALTASVSNVLHMFDQPVPQREVDISAQQPVLIAQVPNPLGGWTWSYEQATRQRIPITDFRSGLKEARDEITTGMKDGMKALVMEPMHGLKEGGPIGGVFGLVKGGVSLVTRPLGSGISAVRYGAEGAIREVDSRTTTLFTLDRSSPAESLRPSRKAVSIEELKQVVLEDRKRILEEFKHAKSDEATKLRKVRHEAIILGRMPERAMGGIELGRYTSPLSNEVSRSNKKWWKGMGKGKERASDMALRSEQSLQSSPGLTSVGSSVKEFWPSEKK, from the exons ATGGAACTGCCACCACCATACGAGGCTCAGACGGGGCCATCAACCTCGGCTTCGGGCAACATTTATGTAGCAGTGCCCGCTGACGCCG ATGGCAACGCATTCATTAGCTGTGGATCAGGTCTCCAAGTCCGCTCTTCTTTGACGACTTATGGCGATGTCAATATTTGGATCGATGTCCAGGAGAAGCTCGGTGATTTACCTGCTGCCGTTGCTCCAAAAGTCAAAGAATATGCTCTGGATCCTCAAGGAACTGTGCCATCATTGAACATTGTGATGTTTGCAATGGGTGACGAAG ATGATCTTCGCCCATTCATATCCCTTGCCATCGAACTCATTATCGCGTATTCTCATCGAATCCGCATTGCTACACAGGAAATTTATGAAGGTAGCCTCATTGCCGAGGCCAAAAAGTATCTTTCTCGGAGGACAGATAGAGATGACCGAGTTGGGCTGCATGACAAACTGGAGATATATCCTCTCTTCGCACCACCAGATGGAAACCCGTCTACTTGGACAGAAG ATCAAAGCACTTTGGAACCCATATTGAGGTCACTATATCGTTCGACCTTTGACGCCTCTGTTACACGTACAGATCTACCTTTTGCCGCTGATCTGATCATTTCGGCACCCAATGTTCCCTGCCATGTATCCATCTCCGAGCTCCTTGGTTTGCCTATACATATCCTCTCCA CTACCCCGTATTCACCTACTGTCACTCTTCCACATCCCAGAGTTATCGTACAACGATCCAACACCAACGCCTCACTTACTAACTACCTCAGCTATCCCATCTATGAGAATCA GGTTTGGCATTCGCTTGGAAGAGTCATCAACGAGTTTCGCGTTGCCAGCCTGGGCCTACCAGCTCTCAGCCAGATGAATGGGCCAGGTGTTCTGGACAGATTGAAAATACCTTTCACCTATTGCTGGAGTCCCTCTGTGCTGAAAAAACCGGAGGACTGGAGAGACCATATTG GCGTTACTGGTTTCATATTTGACCACAACGAGCAAATAGATTTTCACCCCCCTGACGAGCTTTTGTGCTTCCTCAAAAGTGGAAAGGAACCTGTATATGTCAA AGATGGCACCTGTTCCATACCAATGGCTTCTGTCAGAGAGGAGAATTTCAGCAGTCTGTCACGGAGATA CTTCTGGGGCAGACAAATGCATCAAATCGGCATTGCCGCTCGTGCCATCTCGTTGGACGTCCTTAGTTACGAAGAGATTTCGTATGCTTTGGAAGAGGCTTTGTCTCCAAGGGTTCAGACTGCCGCCAGAGAGTACGGGTCGCAGTTATCACTTGAGAATGGTACAAAAGAGACCGCAGAGACCATCCATAAGCACCTTCCTTTGCTTAATATGAG ATGCGATATCCTACCTTCTAGAGCTGCTATTTGGTACTCGCCTGAGTACAACCTTCGCCTTTCTGGGATTGCTGCTGGAGTGTTAGTTGATGAGGGAAAGTTGTCTTTCAAAGCGCTTGAACCAAATC TGGAATATCCTGTGGATATCGCTGATTCGGATCCTATCATTGGAGGCGCCCAAGCATTCTTTCACGCTTTGACAGCATCTGTGTCGAATGTGCTGCACATGTTCGACCAACCG GTCCCGCAAAGAGAAGTCGACATCTCAGCGCAGCAGCCAGTCCTCATTGCCCAAGTCCCGAACCCTTTGGGCGGTTGGACATGGTCATACGAGCAAGCTACGCGCCAGAGAATTCCCATTACCGACTTTAGATCCGGGTTGAAGGAAGCAAGGGATGAAATTACCACTGGTATGAAGGATGGCATGAAAGCATTGGTTATGGAGCCTATGCATGGTTTGAAGGAAGGA GGTCCAATTGGTGGAGTCTTTGGACTGGTGAAAGGGG GTGTATCCCTTGTTACAAGGCCTTTGGGTAGTGGTATATCAGCAGTTCGATATGGTGCAGAGGGCGCTATACGCGAGGTAGACAGCCGCACCACAACACTCTTCACTCTCGACCGTTCTTCCCCAGCTGAATCACTCCGTCCTTCACGAAAAGCAGTTAGTATCGAAGAACTCAAGCAGGTAGTCCTAGAAGACAGGAAACGGATTTTGGAAGAGTTCAAGCATGCGAAATCTGACGAAGCGACAAAATtgaggaaggtgaggcATGAGGCTATAATTCTAGGGAGAATGCCGGAGCGTGCGATGGGTGGCATTGAACTTGGCAGATATACCTCACCTTTGAGTAATGAAGTTAGCAGGTCAAATAAGAAGTGGTGGAAGGGAAtggggaaggggaaagaaagGGCGTCTGACATGGCTCTGAGGTCCGAGCAATCGCTTCAATCAAGTCCTGGCTTGACCTCTGTGGGCTCATCAGTCAAAGAATTTTGGCCCTCTGAGAAGAAATAA
- a CDS encoding 3-hydroxybutyryl-CoA dehydrogenase (Beta-hydroxybutyryl-CoA dehydrogenase), putative (Similar to TIGR gene model, INSD accession AAW44795.1) has protein sequence MTAIQSLRKAAIIGAGQMGLGIAYVTAVHARVPLTLHDPSSAVLSHAMSRVQSLLSKDVSKNRMTQGEADEALARISPVKGDGSGLNGDEKLKDVDIVIEAIPEIPELKLGLFKRLGDLLPPTSILGSNTSSISLTKLAASAGSMGGAQGKSSAERVIGIHYFNPVPVMKLVEIIPALQTSKQTIDQATAFGRACKKEVTLSADSPGFIANAILMPMLNEAIMILEKGIASTEHIDTTFRLGMGHPMGPLALADLIGLDTCLSIQRVLHTETGDSKYRPAGLLVRMVDAGWLGKKTGKGFYEYTD, from the exons ATGACAGCCATCCAGTCGCTTCGCAAAGCAGCTATCATTGGCGCTGGTCAGATGGGCTTGGGTATCGC CTATGTTACTGCAGTTCATGCCCGTGTACCGCTCACTCTCCACgatccttcttctgcagTGCTCTCGCACGCCATGTCAAGGGTACAATCTCTTCTGTCAAAAGATGTCAGCAAGAACAGAATGACACAAGGAGAAGCCGATGAAGCTCTGGCTAGGATCAGCCCAGTCAAAGGAGATGGATCGGGACTTAATGGGGATGAGAAGCTAAAAGATGTTGACATTGTTATTGAG GCCATTCCTGAGATACCAGAGCTCAAGCTCGGATTATTCAAGCGGCTGGGGGATTTGCTACCCCCTACTTCGATCTTGGGTAGCAATACAAGCTCTATCAGCCTTACCAAGCTTGCTGCTAGTGCGGGGAGCATGGGTGGTGCTCAGGGGAAAAGCAGCGCAGAGAGAGTGATCGG AATCCATTACTTTAACCCTGTCCCAGTGAT GAAACTCGTCGAGATAATTCCGGCATTGCAAACCTCCAAACAAACAATCGACCAAGCGACAGCATTTGGCAGAGCTTGCAAGAAAG AGGTTACTCTCTCTGCAGACTCCCCTGGCTTCATCGCGAATGCCATCCTCATGCCCATGCTCAACGAAGCCATCATGATCCTTGAAAAAGGTATCGCCTCCACCGAACATATCGATACCACCTTCCGACTCGGTATGGGCCACCCCATGGGTCCACTTGCACTCGCGGACCTTATTGGGCTTGATACTTGTCTGTCGATCCAGAGGGTACTACATACTGAGACAGGGGATAGCAAGTATAGGCCGGCAGGGTTGCTGGTGAGGATGGTGGATGCTGGGTGGTTGGGAAAGAAGACGGGGAAAGGATTTTATGAGTATACTGACTAG
- a CDS encoding uncharacterized protein (Similar to TIGR gene model, INSD accession AAW44794.1), producing the protein MSSSTSASSTTSATASASTSAAGIVDSSSNPAFKIVGICLAVGSGLLIGTSFVIKKKGLIKSTEKYGNKAGEGHGYLKSWMWWAGMLTMIVGEICNFVAYAFTEAILVTPMGALSVVVAAILSHFLLKEKLTFFGWIGCTLCIMGAVIIALNAPEEQSVTTINEFKKMFLSVGFLVWGSLSIAASLVVVFFVAPKYGKKNMMPYISICSLIGGISVSCTQGLGASILTSIQGDNQVKNWFFWFLFVFVIVTLLTEINYLNKALELFNTSMVVPVYFCFFTSATLITSFILYKGLKASAVTLITMVLGFLVTCLGITLLQLSKVDPKELGNKLDRKSTILMEASRHQTEDAEKGQVSSYGDPGMDALRGGFGAVGSIIRARSVNRRMSNASTLSGGKYGAGNLSTHGLDHLPRFQLSDNPMPSDAMSQISLHSAKSPTILSGKSFRSSHDQYPSPQRSKNIKFEEGDIVHQYHYNQGPDRDAMHAYRPFSADHHNGYRHTSGPIYPPVMEEDEDAYEKEVEAKGENGSSRTKVHVDGASEEVLAEPLSYNNPYAIYPARANVPQIRRPSGTNKGLSGLFSFHSGPDLSLHIPHINRNRDDNNEKSPRRDHHDYPVLSKKDRNNAQEREERQALVGGDDDESGGRNRSDSTVSSTLSNSDGETRESEQPQSAVSTKATIGMGTRVQIGQDTSARQGAFTLSGTTGIVPEQGKSPRRLPDLPGFAAGPPNETSEL; encoded by the exons ATGTCTTCATCAACTTCAGCATCCTCAACAACGTCAGCAACAGCATCCGCAAGCACGTCCGCAGCAGGCATTGTCGATTCTAGCTCTAATCCAGCTTTCAAAATCGTTGGCATCTGCCTTGCCGTCGGTAGCGGTCTTCTCATTGGAACGAGTTTTGtgatcaagaagaaggggcTAATAAAATCCACGGAAAAGTATGGCAATAAAGCAGGAGAGGGCCATGGGTATCTGAAGAGCTGGATGTGGTGGGCGGGGATGTTGACAATGATTGTGGGAGAGATCTGCAACTTTGTCGCTTA TGCGTTCACAGAAGCCATCTTAGTAACTCCCATGGGTGCTCTTTCAGTGGTAGTGGCGGCTATATTATCACATTTCTTGCTGAAAGAAAAGCTTACCTTCTTT GGCTGGATAGGATGTACACTTTGTATTATGGGAGCTGTTATCATAGCCCTTAATGCCCCGGAAGAGCAGTCTGTTACTACAATCAACGAGTTTAAGAAAATGTTTCTATCTGTCGGATTCCTCGTTTGGGGGTCACTTTCCATCGCAGCAAGTCTTGTAGTGGTGTTCTTTGTTGCACCGAAGTATGGAAAAAAGAACATGATGCCGTATATCAGTATCTGTTCTTTAATTGGAGGTATCAGTGTCAGCTGCACCCAAGGGTTGGGTGCAAGCATTTTGACGAGTATCCAAGGCGATAACCAAGTGAAGAACTGGTTCTTTTGGTTCCTGTTTGTTTTTGTTATTGTCACACTATTAACTGA AATCAACTATTTAAATAAAGCTTTGGAGCTTTTCAA CACTTCCATGGTTGTCCCAGTATACTTCTGTTTTTTCACTTCCGCTACCCTCATCACCTCTTTTATCCTTTACAAGGGCCTCAAAGCCTCAGCGGTTACGCTGATTACTATGGTCCTCGGTTTCCTCGTCACGTGTCTCGGTATCACTCTCCTCCAGCTTTCCAAAGTTGATCCCAAAGAGCTTGGCAACAAACTGGATCGCAAATCAACTATACTTATGGAGGCATCAAGGCACCAAACAGAGGACGCAGAAAAAGGTCAGGTGTCAAGCTACGGAGATCCGGGCATGGATGCGCTGAGAGGAGGTTTCGGTGCGGTGGGCAGCATCATCAGAGCAAGAAGTGTGAATAGACGCATGAGTAATGCGAGCACCCTGAGCGGAGGAAAGTATGGCGCTGGGAACTTGTCTACCCATGGTTTAGACCATTTACCGAGATTCCAAT TGTCTGATAACCCTATGCCTTCCGATGCCATGAGCCAAATTTCATTACACTCGGCCAAGTCTCCGACCATTTTGAGTGGAAAAAGTTTTAGGAGTTCACATGATCAGTATCCCTCTCCTCAGCGGTCAAAGAACATTAAA tttgaagaaggcgaCATCGTTCACCAGTACCATTACAACCAAGGACCTGACCGGGACGCCATGCACGCCTATCGCCCTTTCTCAGCTGACCATCACAATGGTTATCGCCACACCTCTGGTCCCATCTACCCACCCGTcatggaagaagacgaagatgcATATGAGAAGGAAGTCGAAGCAAAAGGGGAAAACGGATCAAGCCGCACAAAGGTGCACGTTGATGGCGCCTCGGAAGAGGTGTTAGCCGAGCCTCTGAGTTACAACAATCCCTATGCTATCTATCCTGCGCGAGCCAATGTACCTCAGATTAGGCGGCCTTCGGGCACGAATAAAGGTCTCAGCGGGCTCTTTAGCTTTCACTCTGGTCCGGATCTCTCCCTTCATATTCCCCATATCAACCGAAACCGGGATGACAACAACGAAAAATCTCCCAGGCGGGATCACCATGATTATCCAGTTTTATCGAAAAAGGACAGAAACAACGCGCAAGAGCGGGAAGAAAGACAAGCGTTGGTgggaggagatgatgatgaaagtggaggaagaaatAGGAGTGACAGTACCGTGAGCTCAACACTGAGTAATAGCGATGGTGAGACAAGGGAGAGTGAGCAGCCGCAGAGTGCTGTGTCAACGAAAGCAACAATAGGAATGGGTACCAGAGTGCAGATAGGGCAGGATACATCTGCAAGACAGGGAGCGTTTACGCTGAGCGGTACTACAGGCATAGTGCCGGAACAAGGAAAATCACCTAGAAGATTACCGGATTTGCCAGGCTTTGCGGCTGGACCGCCCAACGAGACTTCAGAGTTATGA
- a CDS encoding Hypothetical Protein (Similar to TIGR gene model, INSD accession AAW44886.1), which translates to MTPAQSPQFVYGGFSPRRSLSNQPVASLTPSPPRRMPGSPLSASPCVEHCTLSFGKVPLPTSTAVSTDSEAGTFSSDWHYTSDARNNAQSPSLITSLFQTNPLPRSRQHSAGSASGSNPVSPATTGTSATKPILRKDTFSTNGEEGWRDHHMFSGFVLGVPRASEEDQTATGQHPPKKNPSSLTFAVKPCPVSTDSEAGTFSSDWHCHSNAFPTQARQPPRSSVTAPTPVTSNGILNQVEGNVGGTKPILRRGTISTAEEGGAGDGESSVSRVPECAERSVSSQPPLRRRPSALTFAVNPCLPLSPRSNAPYNQRSRSRSTSTSISNISTRRSPPPSTPSWCSTHSEEDSEEDEDEEDEEDDGFVESPIAIPGHEFDSDEGYHEDEEDGFTSDEDDAVAGIGTFTNMTKFQNRPFWAETQWAPRTSPNAPSTPRRKLGANREHAYPYLPSTTDEGDAEGPIQPANQRGRCSIRIITDKPSNTQCSRHRSPPPPIITAPPAARSPSAAELCRRRGSASAGPGASASASASGMAAARASGATVSPAKILTRGWKSDDAAFLPSRREPQSATVAETGRTIRFPSVPPTPVAERKASLPLPVASGRSNTSGGMAKTMQTPAQMQTPGGRQLSTGGILRRDKLEEMEIARGKGERLEPGGGLSRSLDGGFIGEMDMSLEGVEEGIEGIEID; encoded by the exons ATGACACCCGCACAGTCTCCGCAATTCGTCTACGGCGGCTTCTCGCCCCGCCGCTCGCTTTCCAACCAACCCGTAGCCTCCCTCACCCCATCGCCACCCCGACGAATGCCCGGTTCTCCTTTATCCGCCTCACCCTGCGTCGAGCATTGTACGCTGTCCTTTGGCAAAGTCCCCCTTCCGACTTCTACCGCAGTTTCCACCGACTCCGAAGCTGGTACTTTCAGTTCAGATTGGCACTATACTAGCGATGCCCGGAACAATGCTCAGTCGCCTTCGCTCATCACTTCCCTTTTCCAAACCAATCCTCTTCCCCGATCAAGACAGCATTCTGCTGGGTCAGCATCGGGGTCTAATCCCGTATCACCCGCGACGACTGGCACGAGTGCTACAAAGCCTATATTACGGAAAGATACATTCTCGACGAATGGTGAGGAGGGTTGGCGAGATCATCACATGTTCAGTGGGTTTGTATTAGGTGTACCCAGGGCTTCGGAAGAGGATCAAACGGCAACGGGTCAGCACCCACCGAAGAAGAACCCGTCGTCGTTAACTTTTGCTGTCAAACCTTGCCCTGTTTCAACTGATTCGGAGGCTGGGACGTTTAGTTCAGATTGGCATTGTCAT TCAAACGCATTTCCTACGCAGGCGAGACAACCACCAAGATCGTCAGTAACGGCGCCTACTCCGGTGACGTCAAACGGTATTTTGAACCAAGTCGAAGGTAACGTCGGTGGAACGAAGCCGATTTTACGGAGAGGTACGATTTCAACAGCTGAAGAAGGCGGTGCGGGGGACGGCGAGAGCAGTGTGTCAAGGGTGCCAGAATGTGCGGAACGAAGTGTCTCAAGCCAGCCACCATTGAGAAGAAGACCTTCAGCATTGACGTTTGCCGTTAATCCTTGTCTTCCACTATCCCCTCGTTCCAATGCTCCATATAACCAACGTAGTCGATCGCGGTCAACGTCCACATCCATATCTAATATCTCCACCCGCCGTTCACCACCTCCCAGCACTCCTTCTTGGTGCTCTACACATTCCGAAGAAGATtcagaagaggatgaagatgaagaagatgaggaagatgatggattTGTGGAATCACCGATCGCAATCCCTGGTCACGAGTTTGATTCCGACGAGGGTTATcatgaagatgaggaagatgggtTCACGTCCGATGAGGACGACGCTGTCGCAGGTATCGGCACTTTTACAAACATGACCAAGTTTCAAAACCGGCCCTTTTGGGCCGAAACTCAATGGGCCCCCCGGACCAGTCCCAATGCCCCTTCTACTCCGCGTCGAAAATTAGGAGCAAACCGGGAGCACGCGTACCCTTACTTGCCGTCGACAACAGACGAAGGCGATGCTGAAGGTCCTATCCAACCTGCCAATCAGCGCGGCCGTTGTTCCATCCGTATCATCACCGACAAACCTTCTAATACGCAATGCTCTCGTCATCGTTCACCGCCTCCACCCATCATCACCGCTCCTCCAGCAGCGAGGTCGCCTTCTGCCGCTGAGCTCtgtcgaagaagaggaagtgcAAGTGCTGGTCCTGGTGCTTCGGCATCCGCTTCCGCCTCTGGCATGGCTGCCGCTCGGGCATCTGGCGCCACCGTTAGTCCAGCCAAGATCCTCACACGGGGCTGGAAGTCTGATGACGCCGCATTCTTGCCGTCTCGAAGAGAACCCCAATCCGCCACTGTTGCGGAGACGGGTCGGACCATTCGTTTTCCATCGGTCCCTCCGACGCCTGTTGCAGAACGGAAAGCATCTTTACCGCTTCCTGTTGCTTCTGGTCGTTCGAACACTTCTGGCGGTATGGCAAAGACCATGCAAACTCCAGCGCAAATGCAAACGCCGGGTGGCCGTCAGCTGTCAACCGGTGGGATATTAAGAAGAGACAAGttggaagagatggaaatTGCGAGAGGAAAAGGTGAGCGGTTGGAACCTGGTGGAGGACTGTCGAGGAGTCTGGATGGAGGGTTTATAGGGGAGATGGATATGAGTTTGGAAGGCGTCGAAGAAGGGATTGAGGGAATAGAGATTGATTGA
- a CDS encoding cdc2, putative (Similar to TIGR gene model, INSD accession AAW44792.1) — MDRRRLVIGQGRHGAVIAQPVSSVPAIWDNRSEPGAADADHWIATDLGGLEGWQAVKIVSAPPNGRLKNILPHDVRKEVEILRRLDHSNIVKLIEYHYDTDLLEHRLHFPLFACILTDLFKDPSFPFDPPAARPSCLSCPNVTIGLSYQLLTALSYLASNNVAHRDINPSNILIDFCGNLKLVDFGTAWSRSSNVKLNSRGGTVAQHGRPANRREQPQSNDEGDRAQTSCNVGTGAYRAPELLFSPVRYDPCAVDSWAAGCVIAQMFRPFGQSYPQGLDGCTSDSDSDIGSGSEKEKEVSSDDNEGPDPLDEPWHRTRKRDGDGSCTGYRTGITTGDGNREMGERQPMFDVSFGTLGLAASIFKIRGTPTPDTWPAFSQLPDAGKIEFPLSQPTPLTSLLIFPHPQEGLDELRAAASDVIEGLLTLDPSRRLTAKKALESRWFEGVDNVVFEGVCRPWVDVGKKSLDRKIQSVW; from the exons ATGGACAGAAGGCGCCTGGTCATTGGGCAAG GTCGGCATGGAGCCGTGATAGCGCAACCAGTGTCGTCGGTTCCCGCAATCTGGGATAATAGGAGTGAACCAGGCGCTGCGGACGCCGATCATTGGATAGCAACGGATCTGGGAGGCCTTGAAGGATGGCAAGCCGTCAAGATTGTTTCTGCTCCCCCAAATGGGAGATTGAAAAATATTCTGCCCCATGACGTACGAAAAGAAGTTGAAATTCTCAGAAGATTGGATCACTCAAAT ATTGTCAAGCTTATAGAGTACCATTACGATACCGACCTCCTCGAGCACCGCCTTCATTTTCCATTATTCGCCTGTATACTGACGGATCTATTCAAAGATCCTTCATTCCCCTTCGATCCACCTGCTGCTCGACCTTCCTGTCTGTCATGTCCCAACGTTACCATAGGTTTATCATATCAGCTGCTCACAGCCCTCAGTTATCTGGCATCCAATAACGTTGCGCATCGCGACATCAACCCCTCAAATATCCTGATTGACTTTTGTGGGAATCTCAAGCTCGTCGATTTCGGTACTGCCTGGTCGCGCTCATCGAATGTAAAGTTGAACAGCCGAGGCGGGACTGTCGCGCAGCATGGTCGTCCGGCAAATAGGAGAGAACAGCCCCAAAGCAATGATGAAGGCGATAGGGCCCAGACGTCGTGTAATGTCGGAACGGGTGCCTATCGAGCACCCGAACTTTTGTTTTCACCGGTCAGGTACGACCCATGCGCTGTAGACTCTTGGGCAGCGGGATGTGTGATTGCTCAGATGTTCAGGCCATTTGGGCAATCTTATCCTCAGGGATTGGATGGTTGCACTAGTGACAGTGATAGCGACATTGGAAGTGGTAGcgaaaaagaaaaagaagttTCGAGCGACGATAACGAGGGCCCAGATCCGCTTGATGAGCCCTGGCATCGCACACGAAAGAGGGATGGCGACGGAAGCTGCACTGGTTATCGCACTGGCATTACAACAGGCGATGGTAATCGGGAAATGGGTGAAAGACAGCCAATGTTCGACGTCAGTTTTGGTACGTTAGGCCTGGCGGCTAGTATCTTCAAGATCAGGGGGACTCCCACCCCTGACACTTGGCCT GCCTTTAGCCAGCTCCCAGACGCAGGCAAAATCGAATTCCCACTCTCCCAACCAACCCCTTTGACTTCCCTCCTTATTTTCCCCCATCCCCAAGAAGGACTCGATGAATTGAGGGCAGCAGCAAGTGACGTGATTGAGGGTCTCTTGACGCTTGACCCGAGTCGGAGGCTTACCGCCAAGAAAGCTCTGGAGTCGAGATGGTTTGAAGGGGTGGATAATGTAGTTTTTGAAGGAGTTTGTCGGCCATGGGTGGATGtagggaagaagagtttgGACCGCAAGATTCAGAGTGTTTGGTGA